One genomic window of Desulfobotulus mexicanus includes the following:
- a CDS encoding FadR/GntR family transcriptional regulator — translation MTAKRSDMVFKALQREILTGVYPENTRLPSERQLGEIHGVSRITIRDAIAKLAQLGLVEKQPQSGIYVRPFRSEASLDLLIHMMQTEDSMDSDTLVSLLEFRRLAAVFIVRKAALNPDSQKLEKLKALLQDAEQHLLREEHSFPDKNQENIQALADADFAFHAGIVSMTRNMVAQLLFNSFKPAYRYYSFFFYGLGGAAKKALQNHKEILAALYAGDENYAAWKMEESLSYAENRVKEALGILEESRTIRLRE, via the coding sequence ATGACCGCAAAACGCTCTGATATGGTTTTTAAAGCCCTGCAAAGGGAGATTCTCACGGGAGTTTATCCCGAAAATACAAGGCTTCCTTCGGAAAGACAGCTGGGAGAGATCCACGGTGTCAGTCGTATCACCATACGGGATGCCATAGCTAAACTGGCACAGCTCGGCCTTGTGGAAAAACAGCCCCAGAGCGGCATTTACGTACGGCCATTCAGAAGCGAAGCCTCTTTAGATCTGCTCATCCACATGATGCAGACCGAAGACAGTATGGATTCGGATACCCTTGTATCTTTATTGGAATTCCGTCGTCTGGCTGCCGTCTTCATTGTACGTAAGGCTGCCCTGAATCCTGATTCCCAGAAACTTGAAAAACTGAAAGCCCTGTTGCAGGATGCGGAGCAGCATCTTCTTCGGGAAGAACATTCCTTTCCGGATAAAAATCAGGAAAACATTCAAGCCCTTGCTGACGCTGATTTTGCCTTTCATGCGGGGATTGTATCCATGACCCGTAACATGGTCGCCCAGCTTCTCTTCAATTCCTTCAAACCTGCCTACAGGTATTACAGCTTTTTTTTCTACGGACTTGGGGGAGCCGCAAAAAAGGCCCTGCAAAATCATAAGGAAATCCTTGCAGCCCTCTATGCAGGGGACGAGAACTATGCGGCATGGAAAATGGAAGAAAGCCTCAGCTATGCGGAAAACAGGGTCAAGGAAGCCCTTGGTATCCTTGAAGAAAGCAGGACCATACGGCTGAGGGAATAG